The following proteins come from a genomic window of Brevibacillus antibioticus:
- the pknB gene encoding Stk1 family PASTA domain-containing Ser/Thr kinase: MEGQRLGGRYQIESRVGGGGMAIVYKAKDLILNRPVAVKVLRSQFGTDEDFVNRFRREAQAVASLSHPNVVGVYDVGQEGDTHYMVMEYIEGYTLKEVIIQRGALPVEEAVRIAEQICDALDHAHQNQIIHRDIKPHNIMIGKNGRVKVTDFGIARAVTSATITHTNAMLGSVHYFSPEQARGGITGEKSDIYSLGIVLYEMVTGELPFSGDSPISVALKHLQEPLPEPRQVNPAIPQSVENVILKALVKDPFLRYASASEMLEDLETCLFPERLNEEKLTFPVDEEMTRVVPIITPDMLEGHTNGKTGGAGRSRYEQRTEEEGAKPAKKQWWVKALLWVGGIGLFFVLAFFGFNLLLNLFPSVPEARVPHVVGIDVSLAEKKIQENKLVARIVEEADDTIEKGIVIRQDPAPPMGLKENSVVTLYVSKGQQEINMPNLVTLPRATAEEALKSNGFQLENVNFVEEADDKAEVGTVIKQSPAANEKVFPTKTNVTVTISKGKAFVKMPDVRNISVEAAQVELYKLGLGVGKITKVPTYTTDKPGIVLSTHPYDPGMDVQKDVAVPLEVSNGQYPQDAKLANVPVYVEVVPGEPLEVKIEVTDARGEAKVFQTDTITENKEYDVPIVLAPQKDSVVKVFVKRSTDQGFNEYQTIPVSYNSLP; this comes from the coding sequence TATACAAGGCCAAAGATTTAATTTTGAATCGTCCAGTGGCAGTTAAAGTGCTGCGTTCACAATTTGGTACGGACGAAGATTTCGTCAATCGTTTCCGACGTGAAGCGCAGGCGGTGGCGAGCTTATCTCACCCCAATGTGGTTGGGGTGTATGATGTCGGTCAGGAAGGCGATACCCATTACATGGTGATGGAGTACATAGAAGGCTATACGTTGAAAGAGGTCATCATTCAACGTGGCGCGCTGCCGGTAGAAGAGGCAGTGCGGATCGCCGAGCAAATTTGCGATGCACTCGATCATGCGCATCAAAACCAGATCATTCATCGAGATATTAAGCCGCATAACATTATGATTGGAAAAAATGGTCGGGTGAAGGTTACGGATTTCGGGATTGCGAGAGCCGTTACTTCAGCAACGATTACGCATACGAATGCGATGCTTGGCTCTGTCCATTATTTTTCGCCAGAGCAGGCACGCGGTGGGATTACCGGGGAAAAATCCGATATTTACTCGCTGGGGATCGTCTTGTACGAAATGGTAACAGGTGAACTACCGTTTTCTGGTGATTCGCCTATATCAGTGGCGCTCAAGCATTTGCAGGAGCCGCTTCCAGAGCCGCGCCAAGTCAATCCGGCTATCCCACAGAGTGTGGAGAATGTCATTTTGAAGGCGCTGGTAAAGGATCCATTTCTCAGATACGCATCCGCAAGTGAAATGCTAGAAGATTTGGAGACCTGCCTGTTCCCAGAGCGATTAAACGAAGAAAAGCTGACGTTCCCGGTGGATGAAGAGATGACGCGTGTGGTGCCGATCATCACACCCGACATGCTCGAAGGCCACACCAATGGTAAAACCGGAGGAGCGGGGCGTAGCCGCTATGAGCAGCGTACAGAAGAAGAGGGTGCCAAACCAGCCAAGAAACAATGGTGGGTCAAAGCTCTGCTGTGGGTAGGCGGTATCGGACTGTTTTTCGTACTGGCATTCTTCGGGTTTAACTTACTGTTGAATCTGTTCCCGTCCGTTCCAGAGGCGCGCGTACCTCATGTGGTAGGGATCGACGTGTCGCTCGCTGAGAAGAAGATCCAGGAAAACAAACTCGTTGCCCGAATCGTCGAAGAAGCCGATGATACGATAGAAAAGGGTATAGTGATAAGACAGGACCCTGCCCCTCCGATGGGGTTAAAGGAAAATTCCGTTGTGACTTTGTATGTAAGCAAAGGACAACAAGAGATCAACATGCCAAATCTGGTTACGTTGCCGCGAGCAACCGCAGAGGAAGCTTTGAAAAGTAATGGCTTCCAACTGGAGAATGTCAATTTCGTAGAGGAAGCGGACGACAAGGCCGAGGTAGGGACGGTTATCAAGCAGTCTCCAGCCGCAAATGAAAAGGTGTTCCCGACCAAAACCAATGTGACGGTCACGATTAGTAAAGGAAAAGCCTTCGTGAAAATGCCGGATGTTCGTAATATATCGGTAGAAGCTGCACAAGTAGAATTGTACAAGTTAGGACTGGGTGTTGGGAAAATCACCAAAGTGCCTACTTATACGACCGACAAACCAGGTATTGTTCTCAGCACTCACCCTTATGATCCGGGAATGGATGTGCAAAAGGATGTAGCGGTTCCGCTTGAGGTCAGCAATGGCCAATATCCGCAGGACGCCAAACTGGCAAACGTTCCGGTTTATGTAGAGGTTGTACCTGGTGAACCACTGGAAGTGAAAATTGAAGTGACAGATGCTCGTGGAGAGGCAAAAGTTTTCCAGACGGACACGATCACCGAAAATAAAGAGTACGATGTACCAATCGTCTTGGCACCACAGAAGGACTCGGTAGTTAAGGTCTTTGTGAAACGATCGACTGATCAAGGCTTCAATGAATACCAGACGATTCCAGTTTCGTATAACAGCTTGCCATAG
- the rsgA gene encoding ribosome small subunit-dependent GTPase A — translation MPEGRIVKALSGFYYVADEGRIYSCRARGLFKKKDAKVNPLVGDWVVYDAINEEEGYIMEVGERTNELVRPPVSNVDQAVLVFSMYKPMFSPLLLDKFLTHTERAGIDSVIVLSKADQVSEEEVNEIVEKYEAIGYRVIPTSTADERGVEEVREILRDRISVFAGQSGVGKSSLINMLFPGVSLQTGDVSQKLGRGKHTTRHVELIPLAGGGYVADTPGFSSLEFIDFSELDLAESFRDFADRSSECKFRGCLHVSEPACAVQAALEAGEISEQRYEHYKQFREELKEYQRRNKPW, via the coding sequence ATGCCAGAAGGACGGATTGTGAAAGCGCTCAGCGGTTTCTATTATGTAGCCGACGAAGGGCGAATCTACAGTTGCCGTGCAAGAGGGCTCTTCAAGAAAAAAGATGCAAAAGTAAATCCACTGGTTGGGGATTGGGTCGTCTACGATGCGATCAATGAAGAAGAAGGTTATATCATGGAGGTGGGCGAGCGGACGAATGAGTTGGTTCGTCCGCCCGTTTCCAATGTGGATCAGGCGGTACTCGTCTTCTCGATGTACAAGCCGATGTTCAGTCCGTTGTTGTTGGACAAGTTCCTGACGCACACAGAGCGTGCAGGGATTGATTCCGTGATTGTCTTATCCAAAGCCGATCAGGTGTCGGAAGAAGAAGTCAACGAAATCGTGGAGAAGTATGAAGCGATTGGCTACCGCGTAATTCCGACCTCAACGGCGGATGAACGCGGTGTCGAGGAAGTTCGTGAGATTTTGCGAGACCGCATTTCGGTGTTTGCAGGTCAATCAGGTGTAGGCAAATCCTCCCTGATCAACATGCTGTTTCCGGGTGTCAGCCTGCAGACAGGAGATGTCAGCCAAAAGCTCGGACGCGGAAAGCATACAACGCGTCATGTCGAGCTGATTCCGCTTGCGGGCGGCGGCTATGTGGCAGACACACCGGGCTTCAGTTCATTGGAATTTATCGATTTCTCCGAGCTTGACCTGGCGGAATCCTTCCGGGATTTTGCCGATCGCAGCTCGGAATGCAAGTTCCGTGGCTGTCTTCACGTAAGCGAGCCAGCTTGTGCCGTGCAGGCCGCGCTGGAGGCTGGAGAGATCAGTGAACAGCGCTACGAGCACTACAAACAATTCCGCGAAGAGCTAAAAGAATACCAACGGAGGAACAAACCATGGTAA
- the rpe gene encoding ribulose-phosphate 3-epimerase: MVKIAPSILSADFARLGEEILDVEKGGADWIHVDVMDGHFVPNITIGPLIVEAIRPVTKLPLDVHLMIEEPDRYIPQFAKSGADWITVHQEACRHLHRTLHLIKEQGVKAGVVLNPATPISTIEPVLADLDMVLLMTVNPGFGGQKFIHSVVPKVAQLRQMLNERGLGHVEIEIDGGVNAQTARLCEEAGATVLVAGSAVFNQADRGQAIAAIRGQ, translated from the coding sequence ATGGTAAAAATCGCACCTTCTATCCTATCTGCTGATTTTGCCCGTCTGGGTGAAGAAATTCTCGATGTCGAGAAGGGAGGAGCAGACTGGATTCACGTGGATGTGATGGATGGACATTTCGTTCCAAACATTACGATCGGCCCTCTGATTGTGGAGGCGATTCGCCCAGTGACCAAGCTGCCGCTCGATGTGCACTTGATGATTGAGGAGCCAGATCGCTACATTCCGCAATTCGCGAAAAGTGGGGCAGACTGGATTACTGTTCATCAGGAAGCATGCCGTCATCTGCATCGCACGTTGCACTTGATCAAGGAGCAAGGTGTGAAAGCGGGAGTGGTATTGAACCCGGCTACACCGATTTCCACAATCGAGCCAGTCCTTGCTGATTTGGATATGGTTCTCCTTATGACAGTGAACCCTGGTTTTGGTGGACAAAAATTCATTCACAGCGTTGTGCCAAAGGTTGCCCAGTTGCGTCAAATGCTGAACGAGCGTGGCTTGGGACATGTGGAAATCGAAATCGATGGCGGTGTTAATGCACAAACAGCACGTTTGTGCGAGGAAGCAGGAGCGACTGTCCTCGTTGCAGGCAGTGCGGTATTCAATCAGGCAGATCGTGGTCAAGCGATCGCTGCGATTCGTGGACAGTAA
- a CDS encoding protease complex subunit PrcB family protein: MKSLWKNSVAVLSILSILPFSQTAVHAEQKHSESTTASQVGVQTKKLSIEKEDTLSEAERAFVGKVKERKGVHRQGDLYVVSRGELPTSGYNLKVVGTKQGWEMLTVYVELTNPAPEDIIMPAVQTPYIIVRASLPPYTTMVFMDAKTDKVLFQ, from the coding sequence ATGAAATCGTTATGGAAAAACAGTGTAGCGGTTCTCTCCATTCTCTCTATCCTGCCATTTTCACAAACTGCCGTACATGCTGAACAAAAACATTCGGAGTCGACCACGGCTTCTCAAGTAGGCGTGCAAACGAAAAAATTGTCTATCGAAAAAGAAGATACACTGTCAGAGGCTGAACGAGCATTCGTAGGAAAAGTAAAAGAGCGGAAGGGTGTACATCGCCAAGGCGACCTGTATGTGGTCTCCCGTGGTGAATTGCCTACCTCTGGCTATAATTTGAAGGTTGTTGGAACTAAGCAAGGATGGGAAATGCTCACGGTTTATGTAGAGCTGACAAATCCTGCTCCAGAAGATATTATAATGCCAGCGGTGCAAACACCTTATATCATTGTGCGTGCAAGCCTGCCGCCATACACAACAATGGTGTTTATGGATGCAAAAACAGATAAGGTGTTGTTCCAATAA
- a CDS encoding RDD family protein, whose amino-acid sequence MEPNTTSPSNPVGFWRRLGAGLLDALIIGLPLVLITYIITGDTEDNLVTNIISSLYSLLVPVFWHGYTVGKRIAGIRIARVDGEPLGIGTMLLRDLVGGIVYIITLGLGIIVSAIMVAVRQDKRSIHDLIAGTYVTSNQP is encoded by the coding sequence ATGGAACCAAACACCACATCGCCAAGTAATCCTGTAGGATTTTGGCGCCGACTCGGTGCCGGACTGCTAGATGCACTCATTATCGGATTACCGCTAGTACTGATCACCTATATCATTACAGGCGATACAGAAGACAATCTTGTTACGAATATCATTTCCTCGCTCTACAGCCTCCTCGTGCCTGTATTTTGGCATGGCTATACCGTTGGCAAAAGAATTGCCGGTATTCGCATCGCCCGAGTCGATGGAGAACCTTTAGGAATCGGAACCATGCTGTTACGCGACTTGGTCGGAGGGATCGTGTACATCATTACACTCGGTCTTGGTATAATCGTCAGCGCTATCATGGTTGCTGTTCGTCAGGATAAACGCTCGATCCATGATTTGATCGCTGGTACGTATGTAACATCGAATCAGCCTTAA
- a CDS encoding M20 family metallopeptidase has product MEKNWTSYFRQQLPEIIEELRTYVEMETPTHNKQAVDRLGSLIAERFRQLGCRVESLPQEQYGNQLRMEYGDGDEQILILGHFDTVKDIGTLAVEPCREENGRLYGPGTYDMKAGIIFSYFALRAMMEHNLSPKNKLVFFWNTDEEIGSVSSEMLIREEAKRSKYALVLEPAAGDGSLKTSRKGGGDFILKVTDRAAHAGNDHAKGINAIAELAHHVLAIQSFTNYEAGTTLSVGTITGGSASNVVPDFAMTEIDVRIQSREESERITRLMSQLTPVHPEAMLLVEGGITKPPMERTAGTEQLFLHAQEQARLEGFELTEQGVGGTSDGNFAAAAGTPTLDGLGPVGDGAHASHEHIVIDAIPGRIAVMLRMFLTLS; this is encoded by the coding sequence ATGGAGAAAAACTGGACGTCCTATTTTCGGCAGCAGCTCCCAGAAATTATCGAGGAACTGCGTACATATGTAGAGATGGAAACACCCACCCATAACAAGCAAGCTGTCGATCGATTAGGCAGCCTGATTGCAGAACGCTTTCGCCAATTAGGGTGTCGCGTGGAGAGCTTGCCACAAGAGCAATACGGAAATCAGCTACGAATGGAGTATGGAGATGGCGATGAACAAATCCTCATTCTCGGTCACTTCGATACCGTAAAAGACATTGGAACATTAGCCGTTGAGCCTTGTCGCGAGGAAAATGGCCGACTCTATGGGCCCGGTACATACGACATGAAAGCAGGGATCATTTTTAGCTATTTCGCCCTGCGCGCCATGATGGAGCATAATCTTTCGCCCAAAAATAAGCTCGTCTTTTTTTGGAACACCGACGAAGAGATTGGTAGTGTTTCCTCCGAAATGCTCATTAGAGAGGAAGCAAAAAGAAGTAAATATGCATTGGTACTGGAGCCCGCTGCTGGAGATGGCTCTTTGAAAACGAGCCGCAAAGGCGGCGGAGACTTCATTCTAAAGGTAACAGACCGCGCTGCACACGCTGGCAATGATCACGCCAAGGGGATCAATGCGATTGCTGAGCTGGCTCACCACGTCCTCGCTATTCAATCGTTTACGAATTATGAAGCGGGCACAACCTTATCTGTCGGTACCATTACAGGCGGAAGTGCATCGAACGTCGTACCTGACTTTGCCATGACCGAAATTGATGTTCGTATTCAAAGCCGCGAGGAAAGCGAGCGGATTACCCGATTGATGAGTCAACTGACCCCTGTCCATCCGGAAGCCATGCTGCTTGTAGAAGGCGGAATCACTAAACCTCCTATGGAACGAACTGCCGGTACAGAGCAACTGTTCTTGCATGCGCAGGAACAAGCGCGTCTGGAAGGTTTTGAATTGACAGAGCAAGGTGTCGGTGGAACCAGCGATGGAAACTTCGCCGCAGCTGCAGGCACACCAACGCTTGACGGTTTGGGACCAGTTGGTGATGGAGCACACGCTTCCCATGAGCATATCGTCATTGACGCCATTCCTGGCAGGATTGCCGTAATGCTTCGAATGTTTTTAACCTTGTCATAA
- a CDS encoding transporter substrate-binding domain-containing protein yields the protein MKKTKSFISLALTSMLAAVVIAGCGTGNQTATGQAPAPSAGDKKTLVMATSADYKPYEYHDLSSGKDEIVGFDIDVAKYIAKELGYELQINDMNFDGLVPALQTNRADFVMAGMTATPEREKNADFSTIYYDAKNTIVAKKDSNLTKPEQLAGKKVAVQLGSIQEGAAKKLADTVSGLQITSLNKLPEIVEEVKTGRVDAAIIEDTVAKGFVENNDSLQFTTMEENEKNGSAVAFPKGSPHVQKFNEVIKKMQENGEMDKLIKKWFGQ from the coding sequence ATGAAGAAAACAAAATCATTTATCTCTCTGGCACTTACTTCTATGCTTGCGGCAGTCGTGATCGCTGGATGCGGTACAGGCAATCAAACCGCAACAGGACAAGCACCTGCGCCTTCTGCTGGCGACAAGAAAACATTGGTCATGGCTACTTCTGCTGACTATAAGCCGTATGAATATCACGATCTGAGCAGCGGTAAAGATGAAATTGTCGGCTTTGACATTGATGTCGCGAAATACATTGCAAAAGAGCTTGGCTACGAACTGCAAATCAATGACATGAACTTTGACGGCCTGGTTCCTGCGCTGCAAACGAATCGTGCGGACTTCGTTATGGCTGGCATGACTGCAACACCTGAGCGTGAGAAGAACGCTGATTTCTCCACCATCTATTACGATGCGAAAAATACGATTGTAGCAAAGAAAGACAGCAATCTTACCAAGCCTGAGCAATTGGCTGGCAAAAAAGTGGCGGTACAGCTCGGTTCTATTCAGGAAGGGGCAGCAAAAAAACTTGCAGATACTGTTTCCGGCTTGCAGATCACTTCGCTGAACAAGCTGCCTGAGATCGTGGAAGAAGTAAAGACGGGTCGTGTAGATGCTGCCATTATCGAGGATACAGTAGCGAAAGGCTTCGTGGAAAACAATGACTCCTTGCAATTCACGACAATGGAAGAAAATGAAAAAAATGGCTCTGCTGTTGCTTTCCCGAAAGGGTCGCCGCACGTACAGAAATTTAATGAAGTGATCAAAAAGATGCAAGAAAACGGGGAAATGGACAAGCTGATCAAAAAATGGTTCGGTCAATAA
- a CDS encoding amino acid ABC transporter permease has protein sequence MNLDFAQVVPHIPFILKGIQGTLLVTLISVVLGFFWGSILALIKISNVKILNWLAVAYTSVFRGTPLILQLTFVYYATPQLTGYTISQLEAAVLTFTLNSGAYISETIRGGILAVDKGQWEAAKSLGVPYHRMMLDIILPQAVKNILPALVNETIALLKESALVSTIGLADIMQNANVVKGAIYKYFEPYLIAGTLYYVMVMLLTWVARVVERRMRRSD, from the coding sequence ATGAATTTGGATTTCGCGCAAGTCGTGCCCCATATTCCTTTTATATTGAAAGGGATACAGGGGACGTTACTTGTTACGTTGATTTCGGTTGTATTGGGATTTTTCTGGGGCTCTATCCTCGCACTCATTAAAATATCGAATGTGAAGATTCTCAACTGGCTCGCAGTTGCGTATACGTCTGTTTTTCGCGGAACACCTTTGATTTTGCAGCTTACTTTTGTGTATTATGCTACGCCACAGCTTACCGGCTACACCATTTCGCAACTGGAAGCAGCAGTGCTAACATTTACACTGAACTCGGGTGCTTACATTTCCGAGACGATTCGCGGTGGCATTTTGGCGGTGGATAAAGGGCAGTGGGAAGCGGCAAAATCTCTTGGCGTGCCTTATCACCGGATGATGCTGGACATTATTTTGCCCCAGGCTGTCAAAAATATCTTACCTGCACTTGTTAATGAAACGATTGCACTGTTAAAGGAATCTGCACTCGTCTCCACGATTGGTCTTGCAGACATCATGCAGAACGCGAACGTGGTCAAGGGCGCCATCTACAAGTATTTTGAGCCATACCTGATCGCTGGTACCCTGTACTATGTGATGGTCATGCTGTTGACTTGGGTAGCCCGCGTAGTGGAACGGAGGATGAGACGCAGTGATTAA
- a CDS encoding amino acid ABC transporter ATP-binding protein encodes MIKIDNITKSFGQLNVLKGITTNIGKGEVVAIIGPSGSGKSTLLRCINLMETPTTGTITINGQEITAPKADVMDIRQQIGMVFQHFHLFPHMTVLKNLTYAPMKVKGMSAAQAEPKARELLARVGLADKADVFPSRLSGGQKQRVAIARSLVMEPKIMLFDEPTSALDPEMVKEVLEVMKGLADSGMTMAIVTHEMRFAEEVSDRILFLDDGRLLEDTPPGEFFQKPRSERAQQFLEKVR; translated from the coding sequence GTGATTAAGATCGATAACATTACGAAGTCATTTGGACAACTGAATGTGTTGAAGGGTATCACGACAAACATCGGTAAAGGGGAGGTTGTCGCCATCATTGGTCCATCTGGATCGGGGAAGTCAACGCTATTGCGTTGTATCAACCTGATGGAGACGCCAACGACGGGTACAATTACAATCAATGGACAGGAAATCACAGCTCCGAAAGCTGACGTGATGGACATTCGTCAGCAAATCGGGATGGTTTTCCAGCATTTTCACCTGTTTCCGCATATGACGGTATTGAAAAACCTGACCTATGCTCCGATGAAAGTAAAAGGCATGTCTGCGGCACAAGCGGAACCAAAAGCGAGAGAACTATTGGCGCGCGTAGGGCTGGCAGATAAAGCGGATGTCTTTCCATCACGTTTGTCAGGCGGTCAAAAGCAGCGTGTTGCGATTGCCCGTTCACTCGTCATGGAGCCGAAAATTATGCTCTTTGACGAGCCGACCTCTGCTCTCGACCCAGAGATGGTCAAGGAAGTTTTAGAAGTTATGAAGGGCCTGGCTGATAGCGGAATGACCATGGCGATCGTCACGCATGAGATGCGCTTTGCCGAAGAAGTGTCAGACCGTATTTTGTTCCTTGATGATGGTCGTCTCTTGGAGGATACGCCACCAGGTGAGTTTTTCCAAAAGCCAAGAAGTGAGCGTGCCCAGCAGTTTTTGGAGAAGGTTCGGTAA
- the thiT gene encoding energy-coupled thiamine transporter ThiT: MDRQRLVILLEMAMMAALAIVFSQIKVFEMPQGGSVSLVMVPIALIAVRRGLAAGVITGLVVGFLQLLLGSTVVHPVQLLLDYPLAFGALGLAGFVRLSGYEGAKQRIMVLWSGLFIGVIGRFVCHFLSGIIWFGSYAPEGVPVWQYSLIYNITYLLPEMIIAGVVLTVVLSSASQLLFPARDRVA, from the coding sequence TTGGATCGTCAACGGTTGGTCATTTTGTTGGAAATGGCGATGATGGCGGCTCTTGCAATCGTATTTAGTCAGATTAAGGTTTTCGAAATGCCACAGGGCGGCTCTGTGTCCCTCGTGATGGTCCCGATCGCCTTGATCGCTGTTCGCCGTGGACTCGCCGCTGGTGTCATTACAGGGCTTGTTGTCGGATTTCTTCAATTGCTCTTGGGCAGTACAGTTGTCCATCCAGTTCAGCTGTTGCTGGATTATCCGCTTGCTTTTGGAGCGTTGGGTCTCGCTGGGTTTGTTCGCCTGTCTGGCTACGAAGGAGCGAAGCAACGAATCATGGTACTGTGGAGCGGCTTGTTCATCGGCGTTATTGGACGATTTGTCTGCCATTTTCTATCGGGTATTATTTGGTTTGGCAGCTACGCGCCAGAAGGTGTACCAGTCTGGCAATATTCCCTCATTTATAACATCACGTATCTACTGCCAGAAATGATTATCGCGGGAGTCGTTTTGACAGTCGTGCTTAGCAGTGCATCTCAGCTGCTGTTTCCCGCACGCGATCGAGTTGCATAA
- the spoVM gene encoding stage V sporulation protein SpoVM, which translates to MRFYTIKLPKFLGGMIRGIIEAFNKKK; encoded by the coding sequence ATGCGGTTTTACACCATCAAGTTGCCGAAGTTCCTTGGTGGCATGATTCGGGGCATCATCGAGGCGTTCAACAAGAAAAAGTGA
- the rpmB gene encoding 50S ribosomal protein L28: MARRCFVTGKSAKAGNARSHSMRATRRTWGVNVQKVRILVNGKPKRVYVSTRALKSGLVTRV, translated from the coding sequence ATGGCACGTCGTTGCTTTGTAACAGGTAAATCTGCTAAAGCTGGAAACGCTCGCTCCCACTCCATGCGCGCAACTCGCCGCACTTGGGGTGTCAACGTACAAAAAGTGCGCATTCTCGTAAATGGAAAACCGAAGCGCGTTTATGTAAGTACTCGAGCACTGAAATCCGGTCTCGTAACTCGCGTATAG
- a CDS encoding Asp23/Gls24 family envelope stress response protein, translating into MTVEMNTSLGKIDVTEDVIARIAGGAAMEVFGLVGMASRKALKDGIAELLGRDNLSKGVVVHNTNGEVVLDMHIIVSYGVKISEVAGNVQRRVRYTLEQTVGIDVTAVNIFVQGVRTDRDM; encoded by the coding sequence ATGACAGTGGAAATGAATACATCGCTAGGAAAGATCGATGTTACAGAAGATGTGATCGCACGGATTGCTGGAGGTGCGGCCATGGAAGTTTTTGGACTTGTGGGCATGGCTTCTCGCAAAGCGTTGAAAGATGGAATCGCTGAGCTGTTAGGAAGAGACAACCTGAGCAAAGGTGTCGTCGTACATAACACAAATGGCGAAGTAGTATTGGACATGCACATTATCGTCAGCTATGGCGTCAAAATTTCCGAGGTGGCAGGCAACGTTCAACGCCGTGTTCGATATACCTTGGAGCAAACGGTAGGCATTGATGTGACTGCTGTTAATATTTTTGTGCAGGGAGTTCGTACAGACAGGGATATGTAA